A genomic segment from Pseudomonas mendocina encodes:
- a CDS encoding MFS transporter — protein sequence MSAALPYWRLSGFYFFYFALLGGTAPFLALYFDHLGFSPARIGELIAIPMLMRCLAPNLWGWLGDHTGQRLLIVRLGALCTLICFAGIFLGQSYAWLALIMATHAFFWHAVLPQFEVITLAHLREQAARYSQIRLWGSIGFIVAVVGLGLLFEWLSLDAYPAALLVIMGGIVISSFWVPNAQPVLRPSALEPEGFLRQLRRPGILAFYICVGLMQLSNGPYYTFLTLHLEGVGYSRGAIGLFWALGVVAEILLFLVMARLLQRYSLRTVLLASFLITALRWLLLGNLAQYLPVLLLAQCMHAATFGAFHAGCIHFVQRSFADRQQGQAQALYVSLAGIGGALGALYAGYSWKSLGPAWTFAIASLVALLAAYVIATRLPPERP from the coding sequence ATGAGCGCGGCCTTGCCGTACTGGCGGCTGTCCGGCTTCTACTTCTTTTACTTCGCCTTGCTCGGCGGTACGGCGCCGTTTCTGGCGCTGTACTTCGATCACCTGGGCTTTTCCCCGGCACGGATCGGCGAGCTGATCGCCATTCCCATGCTGATGCGCTGTCTGGCACCGAACCTGTGGGGCTGGTTGGGTGACCACACCGGCCAGCGATTGCTGATCGTGCGCCTCGGCGCGTTGTGCACCCTGATCTGCTTCGCTGGCATCTTTCTCGGTCAGAGCTATGCCTGGCTGGCGCTGATCATGGCCACCCATGCCTTTTTCTGGCATGCGGTGTTGCCGCAGTTCGAGGTCATTACCCTGGCCCATCTGCGCGAGCAGGCGGCGCGCTACAGCCAGATTCGCCTGTGGGGGAGCATCGGTTTCATCGTCGCCGTGGTCGGCCTCGGCCTGCTGTTCGAATGGCTGAGCCTGGACGCGTACCCGGCAGCGCTGCTGGTGATCATGGGCGGTATCGTCATCAGCAGTTTCTGGGTGCCCAATGCACAGCCTGTGCTGCGTCCGAGCGCGCTGGAGCCGGAGGGTTTTCTGCGCCAGTTGCGCCGCCCCGGCATTCTCGCGTTCTACATCTGCGTTGGGCTGATGCAGTTGAGCAATGGCCCGTACTACACCTTCCTCACCCTGCATCTGGAGGGCGTCGGCTACAGCCGCGGCGCCATCGGTCTGTTCTGGGCGCTGGGCGTAGTAGCGGAGATTCTGCTGTTCCTGGTCATGGCGCGACTGCTGCAGCGTTACTCGCTGCGCACCGTGTTGCTGGCCAGCTTCCTGATCACCGCCTTGCGCTGGCTGCTGCTGGGTAATCTGGCCCAGTACCTGCCGGTGCTGCTGCTGGCGCAGTGCATGCACGCCGCTACCTTCGGCGCCTTCCATGCCGGATGCATCCACTTCGTACAACGTAGTTTCGCCGATCGCCAGCAGGGTCAGGCCCAGGCGCTCTATGTCAGTCTGGCCGGCATCGGCGGTGCGTTGGGCGCGTTGTATGCCGGTTACAGCTGGAAGAGCCTAGGCCCGGCCTGGACCTTCGCCATCGCCAGTCTGGTAGCCTTGCTTGCAGCCTACGTCATAGCCACCCGTCTGCCGCCCGAGCGGCCCTGA
- a CDS encoding acireductone dioxygenase: MSSLAVHLHTSPELPNKVLNHADDIASTLAAVGIDYRQVELPAALRPGCEQAEFDAAYGLWLQALMSREGHVQQELFNLQRNHPQKLELRARYLDEQVQASVSAWLFIGGFAQLSVHLDGYVYLLQGERGDLLTLPVGTRHWFDLGEEPHALVVRLSGSDEAPERTGDDIARRFPRLGD; this comes from the coding sequence ATGAGCAGTCTCGCCGTCCACCTGCACACCTCACCGGAGTTGCCGAACAAGGTACTGAACCACGCCGATGACATCGCCAGCACGCTGGCGGCGGTGGGTATTGACTATCGCCAGGTGGAGCTGCCGGCTGCGTTGCGACCCGGCTGCGAGCAGGCGGAGTTCGATGCGGCTTATGGCCTCTGGCTGCAGGCGTTGATGAGCAGGGAAGGTCACGTGCAGCAGGAGCTGTTCAACCTGCAGCGCAACCATCCGCAGAAGCTGGAGCTGCGTGCTCGCTACCTGGATGAGCAGGTACAGGCCTCGGTCAGCGCCTGGTTGTTCATCGGCGGTTTCGCTCAGCTCAGCGTGCATCTCGATGGTTACGTCTACCTGCTGCAAGGCGAGCGTGGTGATCTGCTGACCTTGCCGGTCGGCACCCGCCACTGGTTCGACCTGGGTGAGGAGCCGCATGCGCTGGTCGTGCGCCTAAGTGGCAGTGACGAGGCGCCGGAGCGCACCGGCGACGATATCGCCAGGCGTTTTCCGCGCCTGGGTGACTGA
- a CDS encoding PLDc N-terminal domain-containing protein, producing MGSTFNGLIGLVILALDIWAIINVIKSNAETGIKILWILLIVLLPVIGLIIWALMGPRGNVRI from the coding sequence ATGGGTTCTACTTTCAATGGGCTGATTGGCCTGGTCATTCTGGCCCTGGATATCTGGGCCATCATCAATGTGATCAAGAGCAACGCCGAGACCGGCATCAAGATTCTTTGGATTCTGCTGATCGTGCTGTTGCCGGTTATCGGTCTGATCATCTGGGCGCTAATGGGGCCGCGCGGTAACGTCAGAATCTGA
- a CDS encoding methylated-DNA--[protein]-cysteine S-methyltransferase → MHYRYQDSPIGPLFIAGDESGLQLLLMELDSRPWRIEETWQPAGHELDAVCSQLDEYFAGKRRQFELRLAPKGTAFQQAVWQALLAIPYGRTCSYSELAHVIGRPQAVRAVGAANGANPISIIVPCHRVIGRNGSLTGYAGGLPRKQQLLELEGVLQPTQTQLAL, encoded by the coding sequence ATGCATTACCGCTACCAAGACAGCCCCATCGGGCCACTGTTTATCGCAGGCGACGAAAGCGGCCTGCAATTGCTGCTGATGGAACTGGACAGCCGCCCCTGGCGCATCGAGGAAACCTGGCAACCCGCTGGCCACGAGTTGGACGCCGTGTGCAGCCAACTGGACGAATACTTCGCAGGCAAGCGCCGTCAGTTCGAACTGCGCCTGGCGCCCAAGGGCACGGCATTCCAGCAGGCCGTCTGGCAGGCGCTGCTGGCCATTCCCTATGGCCGAACCTGCAGCTATTCCGAGCTGGCCCACGTCATCGGCAGGCCGCAGGCCGTACGCGCGGTGGGAGCGGCCAATGGCGCCAACCCCATATCCATCATCGTGCCCTGTCATCGGGTGATCGGTCGCAATGGCAGCCTCACCGGTTATGCGGGCGGACTGCCGCGCAAGCAGCAACTGCTGGAACTTGAGGGCGTGTTGCAACCAACGCAAACGCAGTTGGCTTTGTGA
- a CDS encoding DNA-3-methyladenine glycosylase family protein has protein sequence MNIITLLLPYQPPWDWQQFHGHFALRAVPGLESLSADSYSRGFSIDGAPGWLRVAPLPGQNALELRCRIASPAHLDQLEQRVRRMFDLDSEPDAIARHLSTDELLAPLLQRNPGLRLPVAFDPFEQAVRAIVGQQVTVKAAVTIVGRLVQRVGTPIETPEALGISRLFPTPQVLADADLTGIGMPGKRVQCLQHFAASIADGSLQLSLRDGSAALIEQLCSLPGIGPWTAEYIALRAFGEADAFPASDLGLLKAPVWGVGGIDARRLKIRAEAWRPWRAYAAAHLWHCYSGG, from the coding sequence ATGAACATCATCACGCTGCTTCTACCCTATCAACCACCGTGGGACTGGCAACAGTTCCATGGCCACTTCGCCCTACGTGCGGTCCCGGGACTCGAGTCACTGAGCGCAGACAGCTACAGCCGCGGCTTCAGCATCGACGGTGCGCCAGGCTGGCTACGCGTGGCACCGTTGCCCGGGCAGAACGCCCTGGAACTGCGCTGCCGCATCGCGTCGCCAGCGCATCTCGATCAACTGGAGCAGCGCGTGCGGCGCATGTTCGATCTCGATAGCGAGCCAGACGCGATTGCCCGCCACCTAAGCACCGACGAGCTGCTCGCACCGCTGCTGCAGCGCAACCCAGGCCTGCGATTGCCAGTAGCGTTCGATCCGTTCGAGCAGGCGGTACGTGCCATCGTCGGCCAACAGGTCACAGTCAAGGCGGCGGTCACCATAGTCGGGCGCCTGGTACAACGCGTCGGCACGCCGATCGAGACGCCGGAAGCGCTGGGCATCAGCCGTCTGTTTCCGACGCCGCAGGTGCTTGCCGACGCAGATCTGACTGGCATCGGCATGCCCGGCAAGCGCGTGCAGTGCCTGCAGCATTTCGCTGCAAGTATTGCTGACGGCAGCCTGCAACTGAGCCTGCGCGACGGCAGCGCGGCGTTGATCGAGCAACTTTGCTCCCTGCCCGGCATCGGCCCGTGGACAGCGGAGTACATCGCCCTGCGTGCATTCGGTGAAGCCGATGCCTTTCCCGCCAGCGATCTTGGCCTGCTCAAGGCGCCAGTATGGGGAGTTGGCGGCATCGACGCCCGTCGTCTGAAAATCCGCGCCGAAGCCTGGCGTCCCTGGCGAGCTTACGCCGCCGCGCATCTCTGGCATTGCTATTCGGGAGGCTGA
- the rluB gene encoding 23S rRNA pseudouridine(2605) synthase RluB: protein MTEHEQPRPAGEKLHKVLARLGLASRREIETWIAEGRVKVNGAAATLGQRVDANDAIALDGRLLKREEITGSVRRVLIYNKPDGEICTRDDPEGRPTVFDRLPRPKEGRWINIGRLDINTTGLLLFTTDGELANRLMHPSYQMDREYAVRVRGEVTEEMLENLKTGVMLEDGPAKFTDIKEAPGGEGFNHWYHCVVMEGRNREVRRLWESQGLVVSRLKRVRFGPVFLTSELTMGRWREMDQREVDILSAEVGLTPQALPAMKEKTREKLDRLQRKSAKPVEVRGKRVLRPAKDEAGAENARPSRAPRREEAEQRTPRGPRKEGGERRENGRGTPVAERPGDVKKRQPRPAVELSERPARKPRPAAPGKRPPSGDGQRPGFGRKR from the coding sequence ATGACTGAGCACGAACAACCGCGTCCTGCAGGCGAGAAGCTGCACAAAGTCCTGGCCCGCCTCGGGCTGGCCTCGCGTCGCGAGATAGAAACCTGGATCGCCGAAGGGCGGGTCAAGGTCAATGGCGCCGCTGCGACCCTGGGCCAGCGCGTCGATGCCAATGATGCCATCGCCCTCGATGGTCGCCTGCTCAAGCGTGAAGAGATCACCGGCTCGGTTCGCCGTGTGCTGATCTACAACAAGCCTGACGGCGAGATCTGCACCCGTGACGACCCGGAAGGGCGCCCCACTGTATTCGACCGTTTGCCGCGTCCGAAAGAAGGGCGCTGGATCAACATCGGGCGCCTCGATATCAACACTACCGGTTTGCTGCTGTTCACCACCGACGGTGAATTGGCCAACCGCCTGATGCACCCGTCCTATCAAATGGACCGCGAATACGCAGTGCGTGTGCGTGGTGAAGTGACCGAGGAAATGCTGGAGAACCTCAAGACCGGCGTGATGCTCGAGGACGGTCCGGCCAAGTTCACCGACATCAAGGAAGCGCCAGGCGGTGAAGGCTTCAACCACTGGTATCACTGTGTGGTGATGGAAGGGCGCAACCGTGAGGTTCGTCGTTTGTGGGAATCCCAGGGGCTGGTGGTCAGCCGCCTGAAGCGTGTGCGTTTCGGACCGGTATTCCTTACCTCCGAACTGACCATGGGCCGTTGGCGCGAGATGGATCAGCGCGAAGTCGACATCCTCAGCGCCGAAGTCGGCCTGACTCCGCAGGCGCTGCCGGCGATGAAGGAAAAGACCCGCGAGAAGCTCGACCGCCTGCAGCGCAAGTCGGCCAAACCGGTGGAAGTGCGTGGCAAGCGTGTACTGCGTCCGGCGAAAGATGAGGCAGGTGCCGAAAATGCTCGCCCGAGCCGTGCCCCGCGCCGCGAGGAAGCTGAGCAGCGAACGCCGCGTGGTCCGCGCAAAGAGGGTGGTGAGCGCCGCGAGAATGGCCGTGGCACACCGGTGGCGGAGCGTCCGGGCGATGTGAAGAAGCGTCAGCCGCGCCCGGCCGTCGAGTTGTCCGAGCGCCCGGCGCGCAAGCCGCGTCCAGCAGCACCCGGCAAGCGTCCGCCATCTGGCGATGGTCAACGCCCCGGCTTTGGTCGTAAACGCTGA